CATTATTGAAGATTTTTTCAAAACAAACGGAATAAGAAAATTAAAAATACATCTGGAAAAAGACAAGAAAACCGTGATCCCGATAAAAGATAAAGACGGGAAAATTTATAAGTATTACACTTCCGGCAATAACTATTGTGCAGATATTTATTGCTCGCATAAAACTGAAAAAGCGGGTAAATGGCAAATTGAAATTATTCCTGTGTTCTATGCTCATCAACCGAAGTTCGAACCTGCCTGGCATAAAAAATATCCAACTGCAAAAAAAATTATGCGGCTTTTTATTAACGATATGGTCGCTTGGGATGAAAATGGATTAAAAAAAATCTTGAGAGTAAAAAAAATGAATGTTGATGGTAGGTTATTTTTCCAGGTTCATAAAATTGCAAAATCTGAAAAAGAATCTAATGCTACTTCTGTTAAACAATTACAAGAAAGAAATGCTCGGAAAATCGGTATCGATATTATAGGTAGGATTTACGACCCGTTAAAGAAAAATGAAAATAGTTGAAATAAACAGGAATAATGTCCATTTAAGTATTTATCGAGGATTTATCCTACTCAAAGAAAAGGAACAGGAAATTGCCCGGGAACCACTTGTGGATATCGATTGCTTACTTGTTCTTGGATTTGGTATAAGTTATTCACACAATCTTCTCGCAAAATTATGTGAACTGAATATTCCGTTAATTGTTTGTGGAAATAATTTTATGCCGGCAGGATACATGTTAAGTTATTGCAGTAATTTTGAATTTACCGGCAGACTCCATCATCAGATAAATACATCTTTACCTCTGAAGAAAAATCTCTGGAAAACTCTTATCAAAAGAAAAATTCTAAATCAGAAAAAGGTTCTGAATTTCATCGGAGATGAAGCAAAAGATTTTGATCATCTCATATCAAAGGTTAGATCCGGTGATCCGGATAATATAGAATCTCAAGCTGCCGTAAAATACTGGAGAAGGGCTTTCGGAAAAAATTTCCGGCGGGACTTTGATCTACAGGGAATAAACAGTTTTCTTAACTTTGGTTATGCCATCTTACGAGCCTGTTCTTCCCGTTACCTGGTAGCTTCCGGTCTTTCTCCTGCTCTTGGTATTCATCATAAAAATAAGCTTAATGCTTTTTGTCTCGCTGATGATATTATTGAACCATTCAGACCATATATAGATAAAAAAATATTGGAAATGAGAATGACTGATAAACATTCATTGGATCCTGTTTTCAAAAAAGAATTGATATCCATTTTAGAGCAAAAGTTTTTAATGGAAAATGAATACAATACCCTTTCTCTCTGTCTAAAGAAATCAATTCAGTCCTTAACAATTTCTTATAAAAATAATAAAAACCTTTTAAAACTACCTTACTTTTATGATTAGTGGACATCGCTTAATGTGGATGCTGGTTATGTTCGATCTTCCGGTTACGGAAGCAGAGGATAGAAAAAAAGCAACAAAATTCAGGAAAT
The DNA window shown above is from Candidatus Cloacimonadota bacterium and carries:
- the cas1 gene encoding type II CRISPR-associated endonuclease Cas1 → MKIVEINRNNVHLSIYRGFILLKEKEQEIAREPLVDIDCLLVLGFGISYSHNLLAKLCELNIPLIVCGNNFMPAGYMLSYCSNFEFTGRLHHQINTSLPLKKNLWKTLIKRKILNQKKVLNFIGDEAKDFDHLISKVRSGDPDNIESQAAVKYWRRAFGKNFRRDFDLQGINSFLNFGYAILRACSSRYLVASGLSPALGIHHKNKLNAFCLADDIIEPFRPYIDKKILEMRMTDKHSLDPVFKKELISILEQKFLMENEYNTLSLCLKKSIQSLTISYKNNKNLLKLPYFYD